The window ttattgttatttttcatctgaaatttACATGAAAGGTCATCAAAACTAAAGtgaattgacaaaaaaaataaatgttaccAATGAATTGAATTTGTGTATAATATTTACTTATACTTTCAGATCTTTTAAGTCATAATCAGCATTAGGTCATGATCGACTTCCATGAATATTGTTTTACTTGTAGCTCATTGTTTATTTCATGTGTTAGTATATTTAGCTCAAATATATTTGTTAGGTCTGCACCAGCTTAAAAACTGAATTTTATGCCAGATTCAAATCTCAATTTATAGTGTTAATTTGTTACTATACATATAAAATTTGACTTCTTTTTTCAGATTATTTTATTCCCATAATAATAATTCCTTAACTCTTTTTTGAgttgaacattgaaaaaaatgaatgtgaCGAGTGTTGACCATTgctttaaaataataattcagtacttaatttaatattattaaCGATATAATTTACATGAAACACTCCGAACTAGACAATTTCTTTGAACAATTGAAAAAGTTTCCTCACAGAAATTTGAAAGTACATTGGTGCTGCAGACCTACCTTGCCCATAAATCTGtcttttttgcaattttacATTACCCACAAATCTACCTTGCGAACTGATCTATTTAGCCCTTGGATTACTGAGAAGTATCGACaggatcattatttttattcattatagttattctacagcgtgccaaaaaagtaacgttactattcaataattcttgtacgaattattaaggaaaatcctCACACcccgatttttaatttcaaatgcaGTTTATCCTGTActtctttttgaatttgatatttctcaccccCTACGCCCCGCACTCTTCTACttagttttttcaaatgggaatatatggattgtgatagCCTCCAGGGATTGGTTGGATCTAGTTTGTAGCCGGCATGATATTGGTTAAACCTAGTCCTAGCCGGAATGATACCAACTAGTCCTAGTTTTACCCCTATAAAATTAGTTGAGCCACTTcctcaaaaatcaatgaaacctACTCCAGAATTTGTcgtgaaagaaatttttttctagaggGTGGCTCTACTAACTTAATATTAGTAAGCATTGCCACCCAGAAATTATGACCTCGAAAAGGCTATGGGAATTTGTCGTAGTCtatctaaaaatgaaaccatcTCCTTATTATTGAACTCACAATGcaattattaatatttaatatttgCATTGTGATTTCAGGAGATGGTTTtcttatgattttttatttcgGCATTCGATAATGATTTCTGGGTGACACTACCAAGACCAACTTAATAACGTTATtaagtatatatgtatatttaaaGCGTGTTCGGTTATTACCTCGGACTGCTCGGACTTGTCTGAACCGTtcgtttattacatccagattgAGGGGAATACACATCTGGAGCGTTCGGCAAAGATATCTGAGCAATTAGATGTCAATCTTTTTCGTCGGACGTTTTCGACCTAGCAAAACGATTTTATCCACAGAGTTTACCTTTGTCTATGGATTATTGGATTTTATCTGTCTTTgatgtttgtttatttataaaaattaacatttcgtcgtagtttgtattgaaaaatgtcaaTACCTAACTTGTTATAATTCTATAAttggattttaaataaaattatgggtATGGAATGCAGATAACAAATGAATAGGCAgtgtgtatatttttggaatgaaatCTCTGGTGGTGACTTTGGACAATATCATTAGTAAGACTTTGGGGacagataattttttcgtgTTATTATATAAAGCGTTGTGCATGTTCAGTTTATTCAGAAGAGCGATGGACATTCAAGCTAGGGATATGAAGAAAAAGGCCAAGCTTTTAAAAAGGCTGACCATGTTTACAATATATGAAGTGGACTGGTTTCATTACTTCTAAATAAATGAGACAGACTTCAGTGAATTTTCCACCTTATTATATCGAAATTATGTAATAGATGAAGCAGAAGAAATTTACTCCTTCAAGGGTATCGACTGGGACGTCAGTGTCCCAGAAGTATTTTATAAATGTCCTGTTCGCCAATAAATATACCCAGCATGGAATCAATTGGGAATATAAAGCCAGATCAGTGTAATCAAGGTACTATATCTATATTTGTGTCAGCTAATAGTTTATTATCATACgaaagtttcagagaaaaaaataccaTATTCAGGAAAAGGATTTGAAGTTTGTCAGTTGGACCCGAGGCTTGTTTCTTTTCTGAATggtgttattttcaagaatggggagtcagtgaaattattggaaatcaaatgtctATTCATTGGTAAGTTTCTAGTAAGTTATagagattatttttataattgtttatgATTTCAGGTCAAattatttctgctgaaaatacTGAGCACCATTGCTAATATTTGAGAAGAGGAAAAGCCAGCTAATTTGtaagaatgaataaacattatgctAGAGTCTGATTAAGTATGgcaattatgaatttgaaaaattgcgacTCTATAGTGTTCTCATCTGGTGATAAGACGTTCAAAACAGTTAGTGAGAACTTggaatgatttattttaaaaatatgcttTACAAATTGTGTAGCATGaaagtttaaatttttcaattagaaagatatttttccaagccTTAATTATGCTGTAATAAGACCATCCAGAATAAGAAAAGTTCCGAATCATACATGTCTGAAGTTATACATGTTGTGGGCTGTAGTCCTTATACGGTGACTATCAAGTAGTTCACTGCCAAGGAATTTagagaaataaaagaacgggataaaaaatacgtattggatttatttcaacccactaaaagagtttgaagaagatgagtatttgtctagattcttagggtcgctggacgcttgggtcgttgtggctcggtcgcaggtagtttttcgccggtcgggaacagatgtgaaattctccaatcttcttgttgtcggtgcaagtgtggaACATCTGTGGAAGTCGTAGTTTCTTGTAGAATGGTCTGAACTCTATTGAATTATtctccctgaaatgccgagttttaagggcattcaggctgttttctATTCGCCATTCACAACGCCTTCCTACGGATCCCTAAGGGGTGTGGTTTTaatcattccaagtttttacaccgagttcttctgtttttaagattttcgttctcggacggaatattttcgagggaatcgatagattccctacacagtCACCCACCAGTAACGAAGTTACGAAATCATTGTTAGGTACTTCTTTGGGAAATGTACCTTCCTACCGGATCTGTTTTTCCTCGTTTCTGGGAATATAGCTTGATCATTGGCTTCGTTTTCTACTGGATCTTCTGTGTGATCTTCCCCATGCTCTTCATTTTCGAGATTGTCAAATATGTAGGCTGGTTTTAATCGGTCGATTGTCACCGTCGTTTCCTTGTCATTGATCTTGATGATGAAATGTTTTGGGTCTCTCCTCAAAACTTCGTATGGTCCGTCGTAGGGTTTCTGCAAGCCTAATTTTGGGCCCTCATGTCGGACGAAAACGAACGGTGACGTATCCAATTCCTTGAACACGAAGCTGGGTCGTTCTCCGTGGTGGTTGGCGTTGATAGGTCTAATTCTTCTTATTTGTTGCCTCAGATCCACTACGAAGTCGGCTGTGTCCGCACCGTCATCCGTACTTGTAGATAGAAATTCTCCAGGCAATCTTAATGGCTCTCCGTATACCATTTCTGCAGCGGTTGCTTTCATGTCATCCCGCCAGGCTGCTCTCATCCCTAGGAGGACACTGGGAAGCGTTTCGGTCCATCTGTCGTTGTTGTGGCATTTGATTGCTGCCTTAAGCTGTCGATGGATTCTTTCTACCATACCGTTGGCTGCTGGGTGGTAGGCGGTGGTTCGGATGTGGTTCGTGCCAGTCAACTTACATAGCTCGTTGAACAGGCTTGACTCGAATTGTCTCCCTTGATCTGTGGTTATCCGGAGTGGAGTGCCGAACCTCGCTATCCAATTGGTGTAGAACTCCTTAGCGATGGTGGATGCTTCCTGGTTCTGAAGGGGGATTGCTTCTGGCCATCTGGTAAATCGGTCGACACAGGTGAGGCAGTATCGGTAACCTTCGGCGTACGGCATGGTGATAATGTCCATGTATACATGATCCAATCGACGTACCGGTGGCGTAAATGACCCTGGTGGAGTGATGACGTGACGAGTAACTTTGGATCGCTGACACTCTAAGCAGGTGCGGGACCATTTCCTGCAATCTGCGTTAACTGAAGGCCAAACGAAACGTTGCTTCACCATCTTCGTAGTTGCATTGGTGCCAAGGTGTGCCAGTCTGTGGATCGTGTCGAATGCTACTCTCCGGAATGGCTTCGTCAGGAATGGACGTGCTTGGGGGGTCGACGTATCGCAGTACACCAAGATGGTTGATCCATGCGGCTTCATCTTCCGGACCAGCAAACCTGTATCGCCTCGCAGATATCTCCGTAGCTCGTCGTCTTCCTCTTGTGATCTGGCTAATGCTGCATAGTCCAAGGTGGGAGTAATTTCGTCCACTCTTGAAAGGGCATCGGCGACGACGTTCTGATCTTCTGGGACGTAGCGTATGTCTGTGGAGAACTGGGAGATGTAGTCCAGATGTCTGAACTGTCTGGGCGAGCACTTCTCTGGCTTCTGCTTGAAGGCAAATGTTAGGGGTTTGTGATCCGTGAAGATCGTGAAGTTTCGTGCTTCTACCATGTGCCTGAAATGTTTGATAGCTAGGTATATGGCTAACAGTTCTCGGTCGTAGGCTCCATATCGAGTTTCTGGTGGTGACAGCTTCTTCGAAAAGAATGCCAGTGGTTGCCATTCGCTGTTGACCATTTGCTGAAGGGTAGCTCCGACTGCAATGACTGATGCGTCGGTCACGAGGGCTAAAGGTGCACCATCCTTGGGGTGCGCCAGCAATGTTGCTGAGGCTAGCATCTTCTTCCCTTCTGCAAATGCTGTAGTGGCTTCTGGGGTCCACTGGATTTTCGCTTTTCCTTTCAACGTTGGAACTAGTAGATCATTGAGTGGCGCCAATGTCTGTGATGCTCTGGGTATGAAACGACGATAGAAGTTTAACATACCCAAGAATCTTCGAAGGTCTTTGGCGGTTGACGGTTGGCTGTACTCCAGAATGTCATGGACTCTTTCTGGAAGTGGTTTCGTACCTTCAGCAGAGACAAGGTAGCCTAGGAAATTCACTTCTTGTTGTCCGAAACTACACTTTGCTGGATTGAGGACGATGGAGTATTCTCGGAATTTCTCGAATATGGTGCGAAGGTGTTCCATATGCTTCTCTTCGGACGATGAGGCGATCAGCACGTCATCGATGTAGCTGAAGCAGAAGTCTAGTCCTCGTAGAACTTCATCGATGAATCTCTGGAAGGTCTGTGCAGCGTCCCTGAGTCCAAAAGTCATGAATGGGAACTCGAATAACCCAAATGGAGTCGTGATGGCGGTCTTAAGTATGTCTTCTTCGGCTAGAGGAATCTGGTTATACGCTCGTACTAGATCGAGGGTAGAGAAGATCTTCTTCCCTTGGAGGATGTGAGCATAGTCCTGTATGTGCCTCACAGGATACTGGTCGGGGATAGTCCGGGCGTTCAAAGCTCGGTAATCTCCGCATGGTCTCCATTCTTCTGAACCCTTCTTCGGTGCGAGGTGTAGCGGGGACGACCATGGACTGTTGGACGGACGGACGATTCCTAGCCGGAGCATTGCTTCGAACTCCTTTTTGGCTGCCTTGAACTTCTCCGGTGCCAAGCGCCGTGGTCTCGATGCAACTGGTGGTCCATTGGTCGTTTTGATGTGATGCCTAGTCTGGTGTGTGATTCGTCCGGGGGCTCCTTCTGGTCGAGTAATTTCTGGGAAAGCCATCAATAGCTGATGGTATCTGGAAGATCCGTTGACTGTCTTGACTTCTGGGATGTTGCACTCAGTCACTTCTCCTCGAGTAGTGAGTTGGGTGGTTCCGTCCAAAAGTCTTTGGTTTCTTACGTCCACGAGTAGGTTGTAGAAGCTCAGGAAGTCGACACCGATGATGGGTTTGGATACATCTGCTATGACAAACCTCCAGGTGAAATCTCGGCGTAGTCCTAAGTTCAGCGTGAGGGTAATTGTACCATACGTTGCGATGGTAGTACCATTGGCTGCTGATAGGACGTAGTCAGACTTCTCTCTTCTACCGTGGACTGCACTTCGTGGGAAGACGCACAGATCTGCTCCAGTGTCGACCAGGAACTGCAGCTTGGAGTCTCTATCGGTGATGAACAGGCGGCGCGTCGATGGGCTGGGATCACTGGCCGCTCCTAGTGAAGGCCCCCCTCGTTTCCCGAGGCGTAGTTACAGGGCTGTCTGCATCTAGTGGACCTGGCTCCAAATCTCCAATGATACCAGCACTTGCCGTCGATTGGCTGTCGGCCTCGGCTATGACTTCTTGGACGATGCTGGGATTGGCCTTTGCTCCTGTCTCTCCGGGATCGGTTTGCTTGGGCTGCCAGTTCAGCTCTCAGGGTTGCTATCTCCTGGTTGAGTCCGAGTGTGAGCTGGGCAAACTTGGCACTGAGGATGGCCTCGATGCTGGTTGTCTCGTTCACCAGTTGTACGGTAGGTCGGATTGCGTCCATGATGTGGTCTGCATGGACAGCTAACTCTTGGAGGCTGCTGTCTTGCACAATGGCCAACGACACCTGGACACTTCTGGGTAGACGGTTCATCCAGAGGGATTTCATGAGGCTCTCCGGAACGGCTGGATCAGCAAGGCTCTGTAAATGACGAAGAAACTGTGAGGGCTTACGGTCTCCCATTTCTTCTCGCTCCAGGAGGCGTCGGGTCTTCTCCTCTTGTGTGGCAGTTGGACGTCGAATTAGCCCCGTCTTCAATTTGTGGAAGGCCTCGTCGGTAGGTGGATTCAATATAATGTCCTCACCTCCGTTGCGTACTTAGCTGGTAGGGCACCCACAATATATCCAAACTTAGTCCGGTCCTGTGTCACCCCCGCGCTGTGGAAACTTCCTTCAGCCATAGCGAACCATAACTCAGGATCGGTGACGACAAATTCTGGCATCCGGACGGCGACTCTTGATACCTCGGTTTCTTGTGGCATTTTTCTTCGGGATTCGCTTCTTCTTcaaatcacgtcggggtcaccaatttgTGGGTTGTAGTCCTTATACGGTGACTATCAAGTAGTTCACTGCCAAggaatttagggaaataaaagaacgggataaaaaatacgtattcgatttatttcaacccactaaaagagtttgaagaagatgagtatttgtcTAGATTCTTAGGGTCACTGAACGCtcgggtcgttgtggctcggtcgcaggtagtttttcgccggtcgggaacagatgtgaaattgttcaatcttcttgttgtcggtgcaagtgtggaACATCTGTGGAAGTCGTAGTTTCTTGTAGAATGGTCTGAACTCTATTGAATTATtctccctgaaatgccgagttttaagggcattcaggctgttttctATTCGCCATTCACAACGCCTTCCTACGGATCCCTAAGGGGTGTGGCTTTAAttattccaagtttttacaccgagttcttctgtttttaagattttcgttctcggacggaatattttcgagggaatcgatagattccctacaatgTTATAACTTCCAgactgttgaaaaattttagtCCAATTGTTATTAGTAAGAGAGTAAAGGATTTGCTATTGGATcatacaatatacaggttgagtgatttatttaggaatcatttttgtaaatattatttgataatttgtaactacaaacatatttatgttttcattacaATGACTATTAATACTACTCATTTATAGTTTAAGATTTTTTGATTGACAAGCCATGTAAACTTTTGATGGCgtatgtttttatgaatttcttgtgtgcaaataaattattattattatcaaatactgcattgattttacatatcatttatttattctatGGCAGTAAGTTATCCCATCACACATTCCCTTGGCACCATAGTCCATTaaattactgatgaaaataaaaagatatcaTCTTCCAAATCACTTGGATCAATTTAACatgaaaattccttttttccttcttattgaaacatttttgtctTCATAAAACGAATGGAGATTTTAGAAGTGATTCCTCCTTGGAAATATACTTTCTATCAGATCAGaccatttttctttttatatcttttcatttttgtagaGGAATTAGGTATCCGTTTTTTATACTTCTGAAATAAGTAGAATGAGATTAGATAAACGTAACAtaatttaaactattattattatttgaactggggtcgttttgcttcggtgagccttccgggaactgcgaccatgcagatcttttgttcactaccctactcattcatagaaacccagggaggtcgtcaacgacgttaataaaattgacaacctccctaggggccttggccattacctctctggtatccaggaccggcttgcccatgtgaatggttcttaggccagccagctctggacacttgcatatcaagtgttcagaagtttctacttccgatccacagagcctgcaaatctcgtctgctgacttacccatacggtacaaatgatgtttgtaccgacagtgccccgtcagcagtcccaccatcacccgaagctccgctcgtgacagcttcaggagttttctggtgtaagtaggtgaaatcttcacgaatttctttgcctgagcaagtctaggaatgttagtccagtggattgtcctactgttcaactcccatagctggaccgcagctttgtattggtcttttcctatcccacagaaaggctcaggtccagcaggtcttagcctagatgcactttttgcaagctcgtccgctctctcatttccttcaacaccacagtgccctggtacccatagtagagtcaccttgtttcctctggccagttgctttatggtgttacggcactcccaagtcagcagagacccctgacaacacgattccagggatctcagcgtggcttggctgtccgtggtgatgtagatatgcgcccctttgaggttcattttgagacactcctgggcgcatacataaacagccattatctcggcttgtagaatcgagggctcacttcccagggctttagagatcctcagtctaggtccatatatcccaatgccggtgcccttctctgtttttgatccatctgtaaaccatatggatgactttttgtctagacgatttatgaaacttattgcactatgacggtcatttataaccgtttcaaagggcgtttcaaaatcgtaggtggttggcataatatctgatggttttgcgaggaggtttgaatctagttgattcagtatcctcatatgtccaacccagttcccaggaaggagctttccattatgggaaatccttattgcttcgagcaggctacatttccttacatgtaggtgtaagggaggcaagtctagtatgacctccagcgctgccgtaggagctgtgcgcatagctcctgtgacaccaatgcacgccagcctttgcattttctgcaacctgatgcgtgtggtgacctcctcggtttttgtccaccatgctagagatgcataggtgacaatagggcgtaccaccgctgtgtataaccacagtaccattttcggtttcactccccatgtctttccaaagagtcttttgcatgcccacatagccgccgtggctctggaaagagtcttatctatatgtttcccccagttcagtttactgtccagggtaacacctagatatttacactcactagagaagtgcagagtctgaccatttaagaccagagctctgaggtcgagattccttcttctagtgaacgggattattgatgttttcgaggggttgatagtaagcccctcttccccgcaccaattttcaatagttttgagagcaagttgcattcggctacttattgggcccacatgcttgcctctaaccgtcaccactatgtcgtcggcgtaagcctggacgttaaatccgcctgttgtaagcctctccaagaggccatccatgaccaagctccacagcaggggtgatagaacccctccctgagggcatcccctgcacgtcagcacagtcacttcggtttctcccagataggctgtaacggttcgtcctttcaacatagctgatatccacttaacagtggagggttctatccctttctttttggctgcattgcatatggaggtatgtagggtattgtcaaaggcccctccgatatcaccgaacattgcaagcagaatctcctttgcgttgagggtgccttccacctctctaagaagatgatgaagggcATCTACAGTAGATCTACCCGCCCTATAAGCAAACTGTTTGCTGTGGAGTTTTACACTGCCTCGTATGttgttgtcaattattttctccatggtcttcaggagaaaggaggtgaggcatatgggtcgataggatttaggctctggggagccttttcgaccctctttgggtatgaatactaccctcgcctccctccatgatttcgggatatagccccttgtaaagctggccttgaagagctcagttatcggggctataagtacttcaacacctttctgaagcatggctggaaaaataccatccatgcctgctgatttgaagggctgaaagctctttatcgcccattcaattctttctggtgtgaatagtctaccagctttctgagaatcccacctggtggggttgtatatgtggcggcttctcataaagctccacatagcaacaatatatacacagcattcggtagcctagacgttaagaggtagactcacgcaccgagatacgacaaaggtcccgggttcgaatcccggcggctcccgataataataaattccccaagcgtctgtgacacggcacacacaattataccaaagtcacactgatgagtccggtgtgtgtgccagggacgaaacgcataagtaggcatatataaaatcctacattggtgaccccgacgtgatggcggaaaactgcggcgttggagcgcagaggcgactcactgccccgctcaacgttacggctactggggtgtccatcggacactagagccgatggcacgccgagcctcgtgtttccgtcgtcacagcaagcaagcccgacgtgatgggaatggccatcttaacgatgtgtcctggaaagcagaaggtcgatgcatagctcccatttatctgcaatttccaacgaaactctagacgcccattcccatgacgtgcagtacgtgctccttggtctgccgcggtatgccggacgtgaataggcggcattccccATCCgtacgatgccgcgaggtgcagctctgattaggcggcaatcacccggctgcaccgatgacctcgtaacacgcataagtttcgttcctccgtcaatggggagggagtcatgtggcggcttctcataaagctccacatagcaacaatatatacacagcattcggtagcctagacgttaagaggtagactcacgcaccgagatacgacaaaggtcccgggttcgaatcccggcggctcccgataataataaattccccaagcgtctgtgacacggcacacacaattataccaaagtcacactgatgagtccggtgtgtgtgccagggacgaaacgcataagtaggcatatatAAAATCCTACATATACTTCCCCAGCGGGGGCCGCATCTTCACTGGTAATCTGCCTGGAGCCAGGAAAGTGAGTCTCTAGTAGAGCTCTTAGGCTCTCTTGAGGATCATTCGTAAATTCCCCACATGGCTTCTTTATTTGGCCAATTGGGTTTGAGTGATCCTTAGATAGTACCTTTTGAAGTCTAGCTGCTGGGGCCGTTTTATCTATTCCCTCACAGAAGCTTCTCCAGGACTGCCTTTTGGCTTTCCTGACCTCTTTGTTGTAGTTGGTCAGGGCTAGTCTGTAGGCATTCCAGCTGCCTTCTCGCTTAGCCTTATTGAAGGCTTTTCTAGCAATtttcttgaggttttcaagattattgttccaccaggggacgtctctggagatcgttttcttcctgagtggacaactgttttcaaatgccctcttcagacatgatgtgaagtgagcagaggcgttctccagatcctcattggagctgatgttgtatttcaggcccttcagatcagaactcatgtgggctatgtaaagttcccAGTCTGTCTTCCTGGGTATCCTGCACTCAACATCAGCTGAAGCAGTTGCTTCAACGTTGAATTCTATTGCCATATGGTCTGACATGGATGGCTCTTCTGAGACCCTCCAGTTCTTGACCATCCCCGCAATAAAAGGTGTCGCCagtgtaaggtcaattacttccCTTCTGATCGCATTCATGAAGGTTGGACTATTACCCACATTTACTATCTCTATGTTAGTAGAAAATAGAAAGTCAAGTAAATCCTCACCTCTATGATTTATATCTGTGCTGCCCCATACTTTGTGGTGTGCGTTCGCATCGCAGCCCAGAATAAGTTGTTTCTTCTCTATGCGGCACCATTCGATGAGGCGTTGTACTTCCTCCGGTGGTGGGCTGATGGCGTCTCCTGGAAAATATCCTGAGGCGATAACAAGCTGCCTCTTGATGTTCTCAGTTCGCACATCAACCAATGCCGCAGCAAGATCCCTTGTCAGGAACTCTGTAAGTGGAAGACAGGTTAGTCCCCTTCTGAGTATTATTAGGGCTCTTGGACTTACTGCCTTATCGCAGTATATCGTCTGATATACTTTGTTTGGTAGGCCTCTTACTTGGCCTCCATTGATCCAGGGCTCTTGTATCAGCCCTATGTCAACATGCCTTCTAGATGTTCTCCAGCATAAGGCACTAGAGGCTGCCTTCGAGTGCTGGAGGTTTATCTGAAGGCATGTCAGACATCTACTCCTTATGAGGTAGGTTGTCCGCTAGGCTTTTCGGAAGGGACCGCCGGTTTTTCTCCGTCGGACCCCCCCTTATCACGCCCTTGCGGATCAGCCCTCCCCCCAGAGCTGGTGGTCAGTTttatggcctcttcatttcctggaGGCTTCACCACCTTCTTCTTTACCTCCCCTTTGGGCCTTT is drawn from Harmonia axyridis chromosome 7, icHarAxyr1.1, whole genome shotgun sequence and contains these coding sequences:
- the LOC123685301 gene encoding uncharacterized protein LOC123685301, yielding MAEEMLLKSSDEEVVAGLEKLTVRRHRLSGAARRRMKFLLKKGMAPDDARKEASKPIGPKQKTGRGTKRNRSEDSTPKGKQPKSAKCEASKVARSSGAGAQASGASKVQSSGASGAQLLGTPKGPASGGPTYSQATAGLKVGIMHKKFPEVILEMDKLMAIKKSLMEEIIALGNEDAITPTFHQLHMRPGWLGLTCSDKATVEWLKSIQPKLKPWEGADLRIAEEAELPHPEILVGYLPDSHDLSNEKILKAVENQNAGLKTSSWTVLRRGPSGPMLEIVISADRTSVERLRAKNWQINYFFGQTNLRLKGPKTMAERRGQVRGLPNKVYQTIYCDKAVSPRALIILRRGLTCLPLTEFLTRDLAAALVDVRTENIKRQLVIASGYFPGDAISPPPEEVQRLIEWCRIEKKQLILGCDANAHHKVWGSTDINHRGEDLLDFLFSTNIEIVNVGNSPTFMNAIRREVIDLTLATPFIAGMVKNWRVSEEPSMSDHMAIEFNVEATASADVECRIPRKTDWELYIAHMSSDLKGLKYNISSNEDLENASAHFTSCLKRAFENSCPLRKKTISRDVPWWNNNLENLKKIARKAFNKAKREGSWNAYRLALTNYNKEVRKAKRQSWRSFCEGIDKTAPAARLQKVLSKDHSNPIGQIKKPCGEFTNDPQESLRALLETHFPGSRQITSEDAAPAGEVYKYKKRIPNSSTKMKRYKKKNGLI